The following proteins are co-located in the Engraulis encrasicolus isolate BLACKSEA-1 unplaced genomic scaffold, IST_EnEncr_1.0 scaffold_129_np1212, whole genome shotgun sequence genome:
- the LOC134442225 gene encoding integrin alpha-E-like, with protein sequence MSVYLTDGEEKTLLHQETSDKEFHRCFTIQTPSVNKDSVLTMTVEVKGQTSLWTQQRLVKVRQRPAPVTFIQTDKPIYSPGQTLIKHDTISTIEHNNNNNNNNNNNNNNNNNNHNNNKPDQETEIAFVLDGSGSIEPSDFDLAKTFISDFVTYVWSKSLSFKFAVVQYGKDVRTELSLPEKDNTDNVLKTIKNIQQIGRTTATASAINHVLEHVFTPANGSDQNAKKYIVLITDGRIFLDSLTLAEVLQNPKITNITRFAIGVGEDVLNDTIAVKELKEIASDPDEKHFFEVNSYKSLGSTLQSLLSAIFGLEVEIPEMTNDQGTETATSQLDTTALPPTATDEKR encoded by the exons ATGTCAGTCTATCtgacagatggagaggagaagacgcttttgcaccaGGAGACATCTGACAAGGAATTTCACCGCTGTTTCACTATTCAG ACCCCGTCGGTAAACAAGGACTCTGTGCTGACCATGACGGTAGAGGTGAAAGGTCAGACTAGTCTCTGGACGCAACAGAGACTTGTTAAAGTCCGCCAGAGACCTGCTCCCGTCACTTTCATCCAGACGGACAAGCCCATCTATAGCCCCGGCCAGACAC TGATTAAACATGATACAATTTCAACCAttgaacacaacaacaacaacaacaacaacaacaacaacaacaacaacaacaacaacaacaaccacaacaacaacaaaccag ACCAAGAAACAGAGATTGCCTTTGTGCTGGATGGCTCTGGTAGTATTGAACCCAGCGACTTTGATCTGGCTAAAACTTTCATCAGTGATTTTGTAACTTACGTTTGGTCAAAGTCTTTGAGT TTCAAGTTTGCTGTTGTACAATATGGAAAGGATGTCAGAACTGAATTATCATTGCCGGAGAAGGACAACACAGACAATGTCTTAAAAACCATTAAAAACATACAACAGATAGGGAGAACCACCGCCACAGCCTCAGCCATCAACCATGTATT GGAACATGTTTTCACCCCAGCAAATGGATCAGATCAGAACGCCAAAAAATACATAGTTTTGATAACTGACGGACGTATATTTCTGGACTCGTTGACTCTGGCAGAGGTTTTGCAAAACCCCAAAATCACAAACATCACCCGCTTTGCCATTGGG GTGGGGGAAGATGTTCTGAATGATACTATTGCAGTTAAAGAGCTGAAGGAGATTGCCTCAGACCCAGACGAGAAACACTTTTTTGAAGTCAATAGTTATAAGTCTTTGGGCAGCACTCTACAGTCATTGCTGTCTGCTATCTTCGGCCTTGAGGTTGAGATACCGGAGATGACGAACG ATCAAGGAACAGAGACTGCCACGAGTCAGTTGGATACTACAGCCTTACCACCCACCGCCACAGATGAAAAAAG